In the genome of Bradyrhizobium sp. CB3481, the window ACGCGGCCGTGGGCGGCGCTTCCGGGGCCGTGTCCGTGGAGGGCGGCCGAACACGCAGCGAGTGCCGATCGCCGGAACTGGGCATCGGAAGCCTGCGAAGCATCCTGTGGTAGATTCGGCCGTAGTCCGCCGCCATGCGGGCGGAGGAGAAACGCTCCTCGAACCGGGCGCGGACGGCCTTGCGGTCGAGCTGCAGCAGTCCGGGAACGGCCCGCACCGCCTCGTCGACGTCGGACACGATACGGCCGGTCAGTCCGTCCTCGACGATCTCCGGGACCGCCCCGCAGCGGAAAGCGAGCACCGGCGTGCCGCAGGCCATGGCTTCGATCATGACCAGGCCGAAAGGCTCCGGCCAGTCGATTGGGAAAAGCAGCGCTGCCGCTTCGCCGAGAAATTCGCTTTTGGCGTTCTCATTGATCTCGCCGATGAACTCAATTCCCGGCTCGTTCAGCATCGGCGCGATGACACCGCGGAAATAGGCGTCGTCCGCCTTGTCGACCTTCGCCGCTATCTTGAGCGGGAGGCCGGCTGCCCGCGCAATCGCGATCGCGCGGTCGGGACGTTTCTCCGGTGAGATCCGGCCGAGAAACGCCAGATAGTCGCCTTTCGGATTGTAGCTCGGAATGTGCAGATCGAGCGGAAGGCCATGATAGACCGTCGCCACGAAGTTCGCGCGTGGAAGCGGCGACCGTTGCGCGTTCGAAATCGAAACCAGCGGCATGTCCGCAAACCGGCGGTAGAACGGCATATGATCCGGAAGATCCTGCCTGCCGTGCAGCGTGGTCAGCGTCCGGCCGCGTTCAGATCGGAACAGCGGAAAATGCAGATAGTCGGTGTGGAAGTGGAGAATGTCGAACTCGTCGGCGCGCTCGCGCACCTTGTCGAGCATGATCATCTGGTGGGGAAGAGCGTCACGGACGTCGGGGTCGAGGCGCAGCGCGCGAGACGTGCAGGGGACGAGCTCGGCGGAGGTGATGGAATCCTCGCTCGCAAACAGCGTCACCTGGTGGCCTTGTCGGACCAGCTCCTCGGTCAGCCAGGAAACGACCCGCTCCGTTCCCCCATACAGCCGGGGCGGGACGCTCTCGAATAGCGGGGCTATCTGTGCAATCCTCATTTCTGTCGCTCCGCAATAGCCGCTGCGCCAGAGGGGGGCCTCCTTCCGCCGGGAAAGCCAGGAGGCAATCCATCCAAGTGAGCCTCGAGCGCGCCCCTGATCTTTTGTACTGCGCGAACCTCGATCTGGCGGATGCGCTCGCGTGACACGCCGAAAGTGGCGGCGAGCTCCTCCAGGGTCTTCGGCTGTTCGGCCAGAAATCGCGCGCCGACGATATGGCGCTCGCGGGGGTTAAGGAGCGCGAGCGCGTCGTCCAGTGCGCTCCATATCCGGTTGCGATCCTCCGTTTCCGATAGCAGCGTTTCCGGGTCCGGGGCCGGATCAATCAGCCAGTCCTGGATTTCCTCGGACCCGTCCTCCCGAGCCATGGGCAGGTTGAGCGAAGTATCACCCCGGATCCTCCCGTTCATCTCGACGACCTCGCGGGGAGCCACCTGCAGCTGGGCGGCAATATATTCGGTTTGCTCTGGCGACAAGTCGACTTCCTCGCCTGCAGAAATCCGGTTCTTCAGCCTTCGCAGGTTAAAGAACAGCTTCTTCTGGGCGGCGGTCGTGCCCATTTTTACCAGCGACCAGGACCTGAGAATGTATTCGTGGACCGTCGCCTTGATCCACCACATCGCATACGTCGCGAGCCGAACGCCTTTTTCAGGTTGGAACCGTTTCACCGCCTGCATCAGGCCTACATTGGCCTCCGAGATCAGGTCGGCGACGGGAAGGCCATAGCCGCGATACCGCAGGGCCAGCTTGGCGGCCAACCGGAGGTGACTTGTGACGAGGCGATAGGCCGCATCGCGATCGCCGTGTTCGTGCCAGCGGCGAGCGTACATGGCCTCGTCCGCCGCGCTCAGCAGCGGAAATTTGCGAATGGTGGCGAGGTAACGGGAGAGCCCGCCGTCCGAATGGATCGCGGGCAGATTCGATAGAACCGACAGGGTGCTCATTTCCAATTCCTCCTCGGAGCGAAGTGGGTTTGAGCTACCGAGCATGGCTTGGGCCCGGAAACGGCGCCCAAGCGCGTCATGCCGGCGGCGTCCACAGAATGTCGAAGCTGGCGGTTTGTTCCTTCGAGATTTGAAAGCCGACGAACCAGATAGCCGGGAGCACGGGCCCTGCCGACAGGGGCATGGACGAAGCAACTGGGCCCGCCCGGTAATCGTGCGATGTCCGGCTTATTGGCTATTGGGCCGGGCGTCAGATGGCATCGCGGCACGACGCCCGAAGTTCTCACGCCGTGACGGATAAGCTTGTTGGCTTAGTCGTGTAGCTGTCCGCCGTAGGCAAGCCCCGGGGCGGCGTCAAGAGGTGAGAGTTCGGACATGGCGCCTCGGGCGGGTTGGTTGCGCAGCGCCAAACGTGACCACCCGCAGCCGGCGTTGATGCGGTCCGCGCGGTCTCTCGAGCTCGGGCCAGGACGGTGGAAAAAAATGCAATTTGTGCGCGGGTGTCGCTCTTGAAGTCACCCCAGACCCTTCTAGTTCTCGTGGTGCCACATGCGTGGCGCCGGATGCCGTCAGGGTCCGGCCGAGACCGCCGGAAATCACGGCGTTGCCTCTATCCATGTTGCTCAAGGGAGGATGTGGTTATGAGAACCTACGAAATGTCCCCGTTGTGGCGTTCGAGCGTCGGATTCGACCGCCTGTTCGACCTCGTCAACAACGCGACGAACGACAGCGACGATTATCCGCTGTACGACATCGCGCGCACCGGCGAGAACCAGTACCAGATCACGCTGGCGCTGGCGGGCTTCAGCCCGGAGGAGATCACCATCACCACCGAGCAATCGACGCTGACCGTCGAGGGCCGCGAGCCCAACAAGGGTAATCGCGACTATCTGTACCAAGGAGTCACCCTGCGGCCATTCAGGCGCGTTTTCAACCTGGCGGACTATGTCCAGGTCAGGGATGCGACTTTCGAAAACGGCATGCTGACGATCACTCTGGTTCGGGAACTGCCGGCGGCGATGAAACCGCGTCGCATCGCGATCGAAACCGCCGGCAACGACAATCTGCAAATCGAGCAGAAGCAGACCGCCTGACGAAGTTCCGTTCGAGGCTGTCGAACCGCCTGTGCGCGGCTTGGCCGCGGGCGGCGGAGCTCTGTCCAGTGAACATGAAGAACAGAAAGGAGGACAACTATGGCACTACGCGATCTCATTCCGTGGAACGACGGCTCTCGTGATCTGAGCTTGCACCGCAACGAGCCCAATCCGTTCCTCGCGCTTCACCGCGAGATGAACCGGCTGTTCGACGATGCGTTCCGCTCGTTCGACATCGCTCCGTTCAGCTCCCAGGCGATGGGCTGGCCGAAGCTCGAGGTCAACGAGACCGAAAAGGAAGTCAAGGTTATTGCTGAACTTCCCGGTCTCGAAGAGAAGGACGTCAACGTCGAACTGAGGAACGGCATGTTGACGATCAGCGGTGAGAAGAAGAGCGAGACCGAAGATAAGGAGCGCCGCTTCAGCGAGCGCTACTACGGGCGCTTCGAGCGTTCCGTTCCGGTCGACGATGTCGATCAGGATAAGGTCGGAGCGTCGTTCAAGAATGGCGTTCTCAGCGTGACGCTGCCGAAGCTACCTACCGCGCAGCAGAACGTGAAACGGATCGCCATCAACGGCAAGTAACCGCGGGGCGGGCGGGAGTCTTTTGCTCTCGCCCGCGTTGAGGGCATTGCCAATCAACAATGAAAGGTCAAGCGAACTCGAATGAATGAGAGGAGCCAATGTAAGGAGTTGCAACCATGAACACCGTCTGGAAAAAAGACATGATCGCTGATGTGGCCAACCTTGTAATCGGCCTGGGCTTGTTCGTGTCGCCATGGGCCTTCGGGTTCGCCGCTGAAAGTCCCACAAACTGGAATGCCTGGCTGAGCGGCATCCTGATCGCTGCCTTGGCCGTAGCAGCGCTGGCGATCTTCGCCGAATGGCAGGAGTGGATGGCACTTGCCGCCGGCGTTTGGGTCGCCGTGTCGCCCTGGGTGCTGCTCTTCTCGGCCAAGGCAACGGTGACACCGCTCCACGTCATCGCCGGAATCCTGGTGGCGGCTGTTGCGGCTCTGCGCCTCTGGCAACTGCACCAGAGCCATCCCCGTGTGACGGCCTGATGCTCGGCGAGGGGAGATTGCTGCCAGCCTCCCTTCGCATTTTATCTGCGCGACTGCGCCATTTTGCTGGCCCGCGAGTCAACGATGATGGGTGCTGCAGTGAAAGGGAATACGCCAATAGCTTCTCAGTTGGCCGTTGTGCCAAGCAGAGAAGCCGTGCTGCTGACTTCGTGCATGTACACGCTTGATAAGAAGCGTCGCCGAGTCCTTGCGGGCCTTACCCCCGAGGAGACGACCGAATTCGAACTATTGGATGCTCAGCTTCCACTCGATGGCAAGCCGGCTTGGCGACCTTCCGATCTACCGCTCTCTCCAAAAGAGCAGCGGTGGCTGGAGCTATTCCGAAGAATGGAGGCCGCGCGGAAGCAGACCGCTGCCTGAAATCGATTGAGCGTGGTGAGTATGGAGGATTGGCCGATACGCGCGTCCTTCGCAAGAATGGGATCTTGGGCACGGAGCCTGTTCGCCGGCATGCGCGAGAAATGCCGCTCACCCAGCACAGTGAACGACGGTGTGCATCGGCAACCAGGTCCGCAGATCCTCGCGCGAAATCTGATGCAACAATAAGATTGGTCGAGAGGAGGAGGGCGTTCCATCGACGGCGCGCCATGATAAACCGAAACCAATGAAGTTCGGACCGCATCGCGGTCATCACATACAATGGACCTGAGCGCATGGACAGGATTTCAGGTCAACTGGCTGACGTGGCTCATAGGTGACAATAGGACCCTTCGAATAAACGAATGAGCGATCGCCAGCGCCTACCCTTTTGAGACCTGACATCCATAATGGATAGGGAGCGCACACGATTTGCAGCAACATTTCGAGTTAGTAACTCACGGCGGCTTGAGGGAGCGCAAGCGCTCAATAACGGCATTCTTTACTGACGTGTGAATGTGCTCCGGGAAGTTGTTGGGCAACTGGCTCTCTGTCGTATTCAAGGCAGCAGTCGCCTGATCGGCTACCGATGCAATTGCGTTCTCGACGAGGCGTTTAGGAACGCCCGCGGCTTCTGCCGTCTGGACGAAATGCCGGCCCTGCACGTCCGCGATTCGATAGTGGTTCTTTGAGCCAACTGACATTGCCAATTTCATTTGCTTGCGCTGTATCTGGCCACTATCAAGACTGGGTTGGGCCGTGAGTACGTCATATAGCGGCGTCAGGTGAAAGCGGCCGCCTTGCGAGAGGAAGATGCTGAAGTTCTTTGCGTGGCCATCCGTAGCACCGATCAGCCAGAAAATTATCTGCGCCTTCAGCAACATCGCTTGATCCTCTGCGGGCGTGTCACTGCCTTTGACAAGGTTCAGAAGGTGCGTAAGGCCAGGGCCGCCGTCACTCTGGTATTTGCGGCTTGGGGGGAATGACAGTGCTTGGCAACAGTCCTCCTGCGGCAGACGCAACAGACGTCCATCTTTCGTCCATCTGCGATCAAAGCGCTCGATTACAAGCGCGGTCGTTTTGCCGAATTTTGCGATCTCCGCGTTGTTGACGGGTAGACCAAAGGCGGCAACGAGCCTGAGGCAGTAGTACTCATTTTCGACACTATTAGTGAGGTCAAGGCCATTCGGCAGCTCGCCAATCTGCGTCTTGAGAATGTGGGTGGTCGGCGTAGTGCCGCGGGGCTTTAGCCATTTTCCATTCTGCCGCAGCAGCGCCGTTTTTTCTTGCGCACCCGCAATGGAAATCCGAAAGTCATCTTCGCGTGTCAGTCCGAGTGGGGCCTGTGCGAGGCCCTTGAGCATTTTTTCGATGGCGACGTCGTCAATGGCATCGCCAGAAAGCGAACGACCATCGTCGCCGTACTCGTCGGCCTCACGGACGAACTGTAACGCGCCAACACAATCGCGGCCGATGGCTGCCAGCAGACTGTAGGCGTCGGTACCGACAGCACCGACCCTTTCTGCCACTCTGCGGCGTAATGCATCTGAGTCGGGCAGCAGGTTATCAAAGACCGCGGTCACGTTATCCCCGCGGAAGGCGTCTTCGCGTAGGGGGAGGGAGAGCGAGACCGGCAACGTATGGTCCCACTCCAGCCAGGTTTGGTCGTAGCGAAATTCGATGGCCCCCGTAGCGGACTTGGTGAGGCGGCCGACAAGGCGGTTGTTGAGTAGAACGCGCAGAGGCGTATGACGCGGGCGTCTTGCCATCAGAAGATTTGCTCAATATCGGCAGCGGTTGTCTTGCCGCGGGGCGAGACCCTGAATTCAAGGTTGAGAGCTGCCAGGACATCCAAGATGGTCTGCAACTTTGCAGCAGGATTGCCCGTTTCGATGAGCGAGATCGTCTCCTGGCGCACGCCCGCGCGGCTCGCCAGCTCAGTCTGGCTCAGATCATTCCGTTTTCGAGCGCGGCGGATCAAATTGCCTATTTGTTGCGGGGTGCGGGCCAAATCGCTCATGAATTACCTCCCCAGCGATTATGCGCTAAATACGATAGTGCAACAATATCGGATTTAACGCATAAAAATGAATTATGCGTTACTTTGCATAAACGGGCTTATGGGCGAGCCGAATGTGCTGTTGAATCACCGCAGGCGCCATAACAAAGCGGCGCCGCGCCGCCCGGGGCGAGAATGCTGAGACCTTTCTCGCGTTTAGCGGGCTCGAACCGCTAAACTCAGGTTACCCGCGTTCATGTCTCAGGCTGACCGCCTGTCTTCCTCGCGGATGGCTTCGGCTTCATTAAGGCGATCTGCGATTTCAGGCGACGGCGGACTCTCCGCATCTGCGATGGAGGTGCCGTCCTGCTTCTTTATCTTCTGCCCTTCGGGCCTCCACCGGCCCGCGTTGTGGTTGGCACTGCCACCGTGACCAGACGAAAGCACAGAGAGCGCCGTCCCGTTAGGAACGCAAGTGAGGGAAGTGGGGTGACCCCGAGTCGCATCGTAGCCCGCTGCGGCGCCGCCGCTAGCGACCTCCATCTTATAGGGCTGAGGTCTGCGCTACATCGCGCGAAGGATACAGATCGCCCGCCTTACTCTGTCTGGTTGCGACCAGCGTCGCTAAAGGTTGCGCAGCTTTCTGCATCTTGTGCAGGTCCTCCGGTTTGAGATTGGGATAGCGTCGCAACATTCGCCAATCTTTACGCCCCGTCGCCATAGCAACCTGTTGTATTGAACGACCGAACAGGCGGGCTTATGGCTTTGCTGCACAGCAGCATGCTTTGTCGCAAAACCTTCATGCGTGACCTATACTTGCACGCCGGCTGATGCTGAAATCCCTTGAGACTGCGACGTTTGATCCGGAGTGACCCATGAAGACCGTCCGCTTTGTTCTTGCCCTGCTGGCGCTATCCTTGATCGCGCCCTGGCAATCTGCCAAGGCGGCTGATGTCATCTGCTACAATTGCCCGCCGGAGTGGGCAGATTGGGCCTCCATGCTCAAGGCCATCAAGGCCGATCTGAATTACGATATCCCGCACGACAACAAGAATTCCGGCCAGGCGCTGGCGCAGATCCTTGCCGAGAAGAATAATCCGGTCGGCGATATCGGCTATTTCGGTGTCACCTTTGGCATGAAGGCCAAGGCGCAGGATGTGCTGGACGCCTACAAGCCCGTAAACTCCGATCAGGTGCCCGCCGGCCTGAAGGATGCCGACGGCTACTGGACCACCATTCATTCGGGCACGCTGGGCCTGTTCGTGAACAAGGACGCGCTCGGCGGCAAGCCGGTGCCGGCCTGCTGGAAGGATCTCCTAAAGCCAGACTATAAGGGAATGGTCGGCTATCTCGATCCGTCCTCGGCCGCAGTCGGCTATGTCGGCGCGGTCGCCATCAATCTCGCGCTCGGCGGCTCCGAATCGAACTTTGATCCCGCGATCAACTTCTTCAAGGACTTAAGGAAGAACGATCCGATCGTCCCCAAGCAGACATCCTATGCCCGCGTCGTCTCCGGCGAGATGCCGATCCTGCTCGATTATGATTTCAACGCGTACCGCGCGAAATACTCGGAAAAAGGCAATTTTGAATTCGTGATCCCCTGTGAGGGATCGGTGGTATTTCCCTATGTCGTCGGTCTCGTGAAGAATGCGCCCCACAAGGACAAGGCCAAGAAGGTGCTGGATTATCTCTTGTCCGACAAGGGCCAGGCGATCTGGACCAACGCCTACCTTCGCCCAGCGCGGCCGATCGATCTCCCTGAGGCGGTCAAGAAGAAGTTCTTGCCTGACAGCGAGTATGCGCGCGCGAAAAATGTCGACTGGGGCCAGATGGAAAACGTGCAAAAAGGTTTTGTCGACCGCTATCTCGCCGAGGTCCGCTGAGGCAATATGGCGCCTTCGCCCCGCGGCACCCATTTTCTGATGTCGCATAGATCCTTTGTCTGGTTGTGCCTGCTGCCGCTTGCGGTGGTGACGGCGGCGTTTTTCCTGTTGCCGATGGCACGGCTGGTTGTAACCGGAGCAGAGGGACCACAGGGGATCGCGGCTTATCTCGCGATCCTGACCGAGCCGCGCTACCGGGCAACGCTTTTCAATACCGTCCTGCTCGCCGCCGCGACTACCGTTGTGACGCTGATCGTGGCAACGATTGCCGGGATGTTCCTGCAGCGGCATCATTTCCCCGGCCGCGCCGTTCTGGTTGCGATGCTGACCTTTCCGCTGGCATTTCCCGGTGTCGTGGTCGGTTTCATGATCATTCTGCTCGCCGGGCGGCAGGGCCTGATCGGCGATTTCTCCAATCGCCTGTTCGGCGAGAAGCTGGTCTTCGCTTATTCGATCTATGGGTTGTTTCTCGGATATCTCTATTTTTCGATTCCGCGCGTCATCCTCACGATCATGGCGGCGGTGCAGAAGCTCGACACCGGCCTCGAAGAAGCCGCGCGTTCGCTTGGCGCGAGCCCGTGGGCGGTGCAACGCGACGTCGTTCTGCCGGCGCTGGCGCCGGCCTTTGTTGCCTCCGGCGCCATTGCTTTTGCAACGGCGATGGGAGCGTTCGGGACGGCGTTTACGCTGGCGACGAACATCGATGTGTTGCCGATGCTGATCTATACCGAGTTCACGCTGGCCGCGAATTTGTCGATCGCCGCCGCATTGTCGGTCGGGCTTGGTATCATCACCTGGTTCATTCTTGCGCTTGCCCGTTCCTTCAGCGGAAGCGCGGTTGCGGCCGCTGGATGACACAATGCGCGATCGCCTGATCTTCACCGGCCAGCTTGTCTTTACCCTTCTGGTCGCCTCCTTTCTGGTGGTCCCCGCGATCCTGTCGATTTCCGCCGGTATAACCGTGAATTATTTCCGCGGCATTCAGTCCGGTGTGACGATGCAATGGGTCGCGCAGGTGTGGGAGCTCTATGCGGGCACTATTCTGCTCTCCTTCGTGGTCGCCTTCGCGACCCTTGCATTGACGCTAGTCGTGGGCGTCCCCGCCGCTTATGCGCTGCACATCCGGGGAGGGCGCATGTCGCGTATCATTGAGGAGATTATCACCTTGCCGCTGGCAATCCCTGGCCTGGCCATCGCGCTGGCGCTGCTCTTGACCTATGGCGGCTTCGGTGATTTCCGCCGTTCGTGGCTGTTCATTCTCGTCGGCCATGTCATCTTCACCATGCCATTCATGGTGCGGTCGGTAATGGCCGTGTTCGCGACCATCGACATCAAGACGCTGGACGAGGGCGCGGCTTCGCTTGGTGCTTCGCCGTGGCAGCGCTTCCGTGACGTGATCGTGCCCAATGCGCTGCCCGGCATATTAGCTGGCAGCCTGATGGTGGTGACGCTGTCGCTCGGCGAGTTCAACCTGACCTGGATGCTGCATACGCCGTTAACCAAGACGCTGCCCATCGGCCTTGCCGACAGCTACGCCTCGATGCGGCTGGAGGTAGCTTCTGCCTATACCCTGATCTTCTTCGTGATGATCATTCCGCTATTGATCGCCATGCAATTGTTCGCCGAGAAGGACCGAAAGAGATGAGTGCGCAGGCCGGACACGGCGCCGCCGTGCGTATCGAAGCCTGCGGCAAGACATTTGCCGACGGGACCCGCGCCCTGGAAGCGGCGACGCTCGACATCGCGCGCGGCGAAACGCTGGTGCTGCTTGGTCCCTCCGGCTGCGGCAAGACCACCATGCTGCGCATCATCGCCGGCTTGGAGCAGCCCGATGCCGGCGGCCAAGTGCTGTTCGACGGCAAGGACATGACGGCGGTGCCGATCGAGCGGCGTAATGTCGGCATGGTGTTCCAGTCCTATGCACTCTTCCCCAACATGACGGTGTCGGAAAATATCGGCTATGGTCTGAAGATCCGCGGAGTCCCTGCCAAGGAGCGCGCCGAGCGCGTCGCCGAACTGGTGGCACTGACCAATATCTCGGGCCTCGAGAACCGCCGCATTGACCAGCTTTCCGGCGGCCAGCGTCAGCGGGTGGCGCTGGCGCGCGCGGTTGCGATCCGGCCGGGCATCTTGTTGCTCGATGAACCCTTGACGGCGCTCGATGCCGCGTTGCGCGACCGGCTGCGTGGTGAATTGA includes:
- a CDS encoding helix-turn-helix domain-containing protein translates to MSDLARTPQQIGNLIRRARKRNDLSQTELASRAGVRQETISLIETGNPAAKLQTILDVLAALNLEFRVSPRGKTTAADIEQIF
- a CDS encoding glycosyltransferase family 4 protein → MRIAQIAPLFESVPPRLYGGTERVVSWLTEELVRQGHQVTLFASEDSITSAELVPCTSRALRLDPDVRDALPHQMIMLDKVRERADEFDILHFHTDYLHFPLFRSERGRTLTTLHGRQDLPDHMPFYRRFADMPLVSISNAQRSPLPRANFVATVYHGLPLDLHIPSYNPKGDYLAFLGRISPEKRPDRAIAIARAAGLPLKIAAKVDKADDAYFRGVIAPMLNEPGIEFIGEINENAKSEFLGEAAALLFPIDWPEPFGLVMIEAMACGTPVLAFRCGAVPEIVEDGLTGRIVSDVDEAVRAVPGLLQLDRKAVRARFEERFSSARMAADYGRIYHRMLRRLPMPSSGDRHSLRVRPPSTDTAPEAPPTAA
- a CDS encoding ABC transporter permease subunit, encoding MRDRLIFTGQLVFTLLVASFLVVPAILSISAGITVNYFRGIQSGVTMQWVAQVWELYAGTILLSFVVAFATLALTLVVGVPAAYALHIRGGRMSRIIEEIITLPLAIPGLAIALALLLTYGGFGDFRRSWLFILVGHVIFTMPFMVRSVMAVFATIDIKTLDEGAASLGASPWQRFRDVIVPNALPGILAGSLMVVTLSLGEFNLTWMLHTPLTKTLPIGLADSYASMRLEVASAYTLIFFVMIIPLLIAMQLFAEKDRKR
- the rpoH gene encoding RNA polymerase sigma factor RpoH — protein: MSTLSVLSNLPAIHSDGGLSRYLATIRKFPLLSAADEAMYARRWHEHGDRDAAYRLVTSHLRLAAKLALRYRGYGLPVADLISEANVGLMQAVKRFQPEKGVRLATYAMWWIKATVHEYILRSWSLVKMGTTAAQKKLFFNLRRLKNRISAGEEVDLSPEQTEYIAAQLQVAPREVVEMNGRIRGDTSLNLPMAREDGSEEIQDWLIDPAPDPETLLSETEDRNRIWSALDDALALLNPRERHIVGARFLAEQPKTLEELAATFGVSRERIRQIEVRAVQKIRGALEAHLDGLPPGFPGGRRPPSGAAAIAERQK
- a CDS encoding ABC transporter permease, coding for MSHRSFVWLCLLPLAVVTAAFFLLPMARLVVTGAEGPQGIAAYLAILTEPRYRATLFNTVLLAAATTVVTLIVATIAGMFLQRHHFPGRAVLVAMLTFPLAFPGVVVGFMIILLAGRQGLIGDFSNRLFGEKLVFAYSIYGLFLGYLYFSIPRVILTIMAAVQKLDTGLEEAARSLGASPWAVQRDVVLPALAPAFVASGAIAFATAMGAFGTAFTLATNIDVLPMLIYTEFTLAANLSIAAALSVGLGIITWFILALARSFSGSAVAAAG
- a CDS encoding Hsp20 family protein, producing MRTYEMSPLWRSSVGFDRLFDLVNNATNDSDDYPLYDIARTGENQYQITLALAGFSPEEITITTEQSTLTVEGREPNKGNRDYLYQGVTLRPFRRVFNLADYVQVRDATFENGMLTITLVRELPAAMKPRRIAIETAGNDNLQIEQKQTA
- a CDS encoding Hsp20/alpha crystallin family protein, which translates into the protein MALRDLIPWNDGSRDLSLHRNEPNPFLALHREMNRLFDDAFRSFDIAPFSSQAMGWPKLEVNETEKEVKVIAELPGLEEKDVNVELRNGMLTISGEKKSETEDKERRFSERYYGRFERSVPVDDVDQDKVGASFKNGVLSVTLPKLPTAQQNVKRIAINGK
- a CDS encoding ABC transporter substrate-binding protein is translated as MKTVRFVLALLALSLIAPWQSAKAADVICYNCPPEWADWASMLKAIKADLNYDIPHDNKNSGQALAQILAEKNNPVGDIGYFGVTFGMKAKAQDVLDAYKPVNSDQVPAGLKDADGYWTTIHSGTLGLFVNKDALGGKPVPACWKDLLKPDYKGMVGYLDPSSAAVGYVGAVAINLALGGSESNFDPAINFFKDLRKNDPIVPKQTSYARVVSGEMPILLDYDFNAYRAKYSEKGNFEFVIPCEGSVVFPYVVGLVKNAPHKDKAKKVLDYLLSDKGQAIWTNAYLRPARPIDLPEAVKKKFLPDSEYARAKNVDWGQMENVQKGFVDRYLAEVR
- a CDS encoding ABC transporter ATP-binding protein, which encodes MSAQAGHGAAVRIEACGKTFADGTRALEAATLDIARGETLVLLGPSGCGKTTMLRIIAGLEQPDAGGQVLFDGKDMTAVPIERRNVGMVFQSYALFPNMTVSENIGYGLKIRGVPAKERAERVAELVALTNISGLENRRIDQLSGGQRQRVALARAVAIRPGILLLDEPLTALDAALRDRLRGELNRLLRALGITTIYVTHDQSEAMELGDRIVVMQKGAIVQIGSPREIYFTPQSRFVAEFIGAANIVEAAIEKGHLVLPGGRLPVPCDADVPAAIAMIRPETIRVTSLGSAPLSGTIDSVSFIGDRQRLVISGASNRLLTVDAPNTVQARSGESIGLSISPDAIRLLPHES
- a CDS encoding type II toxin-antitoxin system HipA family toxin; this encodes MARRPRHTPLRVLLNNRLVGRLTKSATGAIEFRYDQTWLEWDHTLPVSLSLPLREDAFRGDNVTAVFDNLLPDSDALRRRVAERVGAVGTDAYSLLAAIGRDCVGALQFVREADEYGDDGRSLSGDAIDDVAIEKMLKGLAQAPLGLTREDDFRISIAGAQEKTALLRQNGKWLKPRGTTPTTHILKTQIGELPNGLDLTNSVENEYYCLRLVAAFGLPVNNAEIAKFGKTTALVIERFDRRWTKDGRLLRLPQEDCCQALSFPPSRKYQSDGGPGLTHLLNLVKGSDTPAEDQAMLLKAQIIFWLIGATDGHAKNFSIFLSQGGRFHLTPLYDVLTAQPSLDSGQIQRKQMKLAMSVGSKNHYRIADVQGRHFVQTAEAAGVPKRLVENAIASVADQATAALNTTESQLPNNFPEHIHTSVKNAVIERLRSLKPP
- a CDS encoding SPW repeat protein; translation: MNTVWKKDMIADVANLVIGLGLFVSPWAFGFAAESPTNWNAWLSGILIAALAVAALAIFAEWQEWMALAAGVWVAVSPWVLLFSAKATVTPLHVIAGILVAAVAALRLWQLHQSHPRVTA